One genomic segment of Oncorhynchus kisutch isolate 150728-3 linkage group LG15, Okis_V2, whole genome shotgun sequence includes these proteins:
- the LOC109905299 gene encoding glutathione S-transferase P-like, whose translation MGRYTITYFGVRGRCGAMRIMMADQGQEWKEIVVDFADWMKGDLKATCVFGQLPKLEDGGFALYQSNAILRHLGRNHDAYGKDGKEAALIDMMCDGVEDLRLKYVKMIYQEYDTGKDVYIKDLPNHLDKFEAVMAKNKTGFLVGDKPSFADYSLFEVLLNHLVLCSSCLDTFPSLKSFVEKMSARPKIKTFLDSEAYKQLPINGNGKQ comes from the exons A TGGGTCGCTACACAATCACCTACTTTGGAGTCCGAG GGCGCTGTGGCGCTATGAGAATCATGATGGCCGACCAGGGACAGGAATGGAAGGAGATCGTGGTGGACTTTGCGGACTGGATGAAGGGAGATCTGAAAGCCACTTGT GTATTTGGTCAGTTGCCCAAGTTAGAAGATGGAGGATTTGCCCTGTACCAGTCAAATGCCATTCTGAGGCATTTGGGCCGCAATCATG ATGCCTATGGGAAAGATGGCAAGGAGGCTGCCCTCATTGACATGATGTGTGATGGCGTTGAGGACCTTCGTCTTAAATACGTAAAAATGATTTACCAGGAATAC GATACTGGTAAAGACGTATACATCAAAGACCTTCCTAACCACCTTGACAAGTTTGAAGCTGTGATGGCCAAAAACAAGACTGGTTTTCTTGTTGGCGACAAG CCTTCCTTTGCTGACTATAGTCTGTTTGAAGTCCTTCTCAACCACCTGGTGCTCTGCTCCAGTTGCCTGGATACCTTCCCCTCCCTGAAGAGTTTTGTGGAGAAGATGTCTGCCCGTCCCAAAATCAAGACCTTCCTAGACTCTGAAGCCTACAAGCAACTGCCCATTAACGGCAATGGCAAACAGTGA